From the genome of Plasmodium malariae genome assembly, chromosome: 9, one region includes:
- the PmUG01_09036300 gene encoding deoxyuridine 5'-triphosphate nucleotidohydrolase, putative translates to MHLKIMCINNEVREMYKNHKAYHEGDSGLDLFVIKDEVLKPKATTFVKLGIKVIALQYKYNYYYKCNKNSNSNNGNNCNNSSNCNNCSKNENSGNNNNNIPEIVNTSFLLFPRSSISKTPLRLANSIGLIDAGYRGEIIAALDNTSNEEYVIKKNDKLVQLVSFTGEPLSFELVDELDETSRGEGGFGSTSNKKN, encoded by the coding sequence ATGCATCTAAAAATTATGTGCATAAACAATGAAGTCAGGGAGATGTACAAAAATCACAAGGCGTATCACGAAGGAGATAGCGGACTAgatttatttgtaattaaGGATGAAGTGCTTAAACCGAAAGCAACTACATTTGTTAAACTAGGAATAAAAGTAATAGCTTTACAGtataaatacaattattattataaatgcaATAAAAACAGTAACAGCAATAATGgcaataattgtaataatagcagtaacTGCAATAATTGcagtaaaaatgaaaatagtggaaacaataataataatataccaGAAATAGTAAACACTAGTTTTTTACTATTTCCTCGTAGTAGTATTTCAAAGACACCTTTAAGATTAGCTAACTCGATAGGTTTAATAGATGCAGGATATAGAGGTGAAATTATCGCTGCTTTAGATAATACTAGTAATGAAgaatatgttattaaaaaaaatgataagcTGGTTCAGTTAGTTTCTTTTACTGGAGAACCCCTTTCTTTTGAATTAGTGGATGAGTTAGACGAAACATCAAGAGGTGAGGGTGGTTTTGGTTCAACGTCTAACAAGAAAAATTGA